The following coding sequences are from one Microbacterium wangchenii window:
- a CDS encoding RNA polymerase sigma factor produces MPPESGSAAVADAVTAAYRQEWPTVVASVARVTRDLDLAEDCAQEAFASALTRWSATGVPDRPGAWLTTVARNHALDVLRRKGRAARLLPLLVMDQSTAHGDPGDRAGTGVDDDRLRLILTCCHPALDRPAQVALTLRLVCGLSTSEVARAFLVPQPTMAARITRAKKKIAVARIPFRIPDDDRLPERLDAVLQVVYLVFTTGHAAPSGASAVRDDLADTALRLARLLHDLMPHDARVAAMLALMLLTSARRGTRVAATGEPVALPEQDRSRWDRAMIAEGATLVRRSLRSRPTRYGLEAAIAAVHAQAGEWESTDWAEIVDLYDLLAQQWPSPVVGLNRAVAVGFRDGPEAGLQALAPLIADPIAQVYPYVAAAHADLLRRAGRAEEARQAYRTAIDLTESAAERAGLQRRLDALT; encoded by the coding sequence ATGCCCCCTGAGTCGGGGTCCGCCGCCGTCGCCGATGCGGTGACGGCGGCGTACCGGCAGGAGTGGCCCACCGTGGTTGCGAGCGTCGCGCGTGTCACGCGCGACCTCGATCTGGCGGAGGACTGCGCGCAGGAGGCGTTCGCGTCGGCGCTGACCCGCTGGTCGGCGACCGGCGTCCCCGACCGGCCGGGGGCATGGCTCACGACCGTCGCGCGCAACCACGCGCTCGACGTGCTCCGCCGCAAGGGACGCGCGGCCCGCCTCCTGCCGCTGCTGGTGATGGACCAGAGCACAGCCCACGGAGACCCGGGCGACCGGGCGGGGACGGGCGTGGACGACGACCGGCTGCGGCTGATCCTGACCTGCTGCCACCCGGCACTGGATCGCCCTGCGCAGGTCGCGCTGACGCTCCGGCTGGTCTGCGGCCTGTCCACGTCGGAGGTGGCCCGCGCCTTCCTCGTACCGCAGCCGACGATGGCGGCGCGCATCACGAGGGCGAAGAAGAAGATCGCCGTCGCGCGTATCCCGTTCCGCATCCCCGACGACGACCGGCTCCCGGAGCGGCTGGACGCCGTCCTCCAGGTCGTCTACCTCGTGTTCACGACGGGGCACGCGGCACCATCCGGAGCATCCGCGGTACGCGACGATCTCGCCGACACTGCGCTCCGCCTGGCCCGGCTCCTGCACGACCTGATGCCGCACGACGCCCGGGTGGCGGCGATGCTCGCCCTCATGCTGCTCACGTCGGCGAGGCGGGGCACGCGCGTCGCGGCCACGGGCGAGCCGGTCGCCCTGCCCGAACAGGACCGGTCTCGCTGGGACCGCGCCATGATCGCGGAGGGCGCGACGCTCGTGCGCCGGAGCCTGCGGAGCCGCCCCACGCGATACGGACTGGAGGCGGCGATCGCGGCGGTGCATGCACAGGCCGGAGAGTGGGAGAGCACCGACTGGGCGGAGATCGTCGACCTCTACGATCTCCTGGCTCAGCAATGGCCCTCGCCCGTGGTCGGCCTGAACCGCGCGGTCGCGGTCGGGTTTCGCGACGGACCCGAGGCGGGACTGCAGGCACTCGCCCCGCTGATCGCCGATCCGATCGCGCAGGTCTACCCGTATGTCGCCGCCGCGCACGCCGATCTTCTCCGGCGGGCGGGCCGCGCCGAGGAGGCCCGGCAGGCCTACCGCACGGCCATCGATCTCACCGAGAGCGCGGCGGAACGGGCGGGGCTGCAGCGTAGGCTGGATGCGTTGACGTGA
- a CDS encoding YciI family protein produces the protein MATYMLLITGDRESWEDIPPAERRRIDDGHRRFAQTAAGAILAGHELAPASTATAVRSRGGGQPEVTDGPFLETKEVVGGYYLVDAPDLDAAIELAALLPETAAPYSAGVEIRPVVDAP, from the coding sequence ATGGCGACGTACATGCTGCTGATCACGGGCGACCGGGAGAGTTGGGAGGACATCCCGCCCGCCGAGCGCCGTCGCATCGACGACGGTCACCGCCGGTTCGCGCAGACGGCGGCCGGAGCGATTCTCGCGGGCCACGAGCTGGCTCCGGCCAGCACGGCGACCGCGGTGCGCTCGCGCGGGGGCGGTCAGCCGGAGGTCACCGACGGACCGTTCTTGGAGACGAAGGAGGTGGTCGGCGGCTACTACCTGGTCGACGCGCCCGACCTGGACGCCGCGATCGAGCTGGCCGCGCTGCTCCCGGAGACGGCGGCGCCCTATTCCGCGGGCGTGGAGATCCGGCCCGTCGTCGATGCCCCCTGA
- a CDS encoding ECF transporter S component yields MAAASRLPTRVLLICAAIGVATGLLSAGWAVLHAITAVGAVALYGLVLGFHALPGVIAQEMLRQPWVALITHAIAAIVGSAIAPTMLAGYILAAVVFGGVQEGVAALTRYRHWEPWRFFLSAAVTGLVLAVPMWFAFGVAGFELWVQVAFVALFLLGPVAWTAVGLAVGTGLRRAGVARTATRR; encoded by the coding sequence GTGGCCGCGGCATCCCGACTCCCCACGCGCGTCCTGCTGATCTGCGCGGCGATCGGTGTCGCAACGGGGCTGCTGTCGGCCGGCTGGGCCGTGCTGCACGCCATCACCGCCGTGGGCGCCGTCGCGCTGTACGGACTCGTGCTCGGATTCCACGCCCTGCCCGGCGTCATCGCGCAGGAGATGCTGCGCCAGCCGTGGGTCGCCCTCATCACCCATGCGATCGCGGCGATCGTGGGATCGGCGATCGCCCCGACGATGCTCGCCGGCTACATCCTGGCCGCGGTCGTCTTCGGCGGCGTGCAGGAGGGGGTCGCCGCTCTCACCCGCTATCGCCACTGGGAGCCGTGGCGCTTCTTCCTCTCGGCAGCGGTGACGGGCCTCGTGCTGGCCGTGCCCATGTGGTTCGCGTTCGGCGTCGCCGGCTTCGAGCTGTGGGTGCAGGTGGCCTTCGTGGCGCTGTTCCTGCTCGGACCCGTCGCCTGGACCGCGGTGGGACTGGCCGTGGGCACGGGCCTGCGCCGCGCCGGCGTCGCCCGCACCGCGACCCGGCGGTGA
- a CDS encoding hydrolase: MSFWICATCAVEHAARPEVCAICADERQWVPASGQRWLTLEEMTEAGYQTAIAELEPDLWGIRSSPEAGIGQLSKLVRTEEGCLLFDPLGFIDEAAVRSIRDIGPVVAIVASPPHMYGVQLEWSRMLGGVPVLVAEKDRSWLARPGEAIRFWSDDIEILPGVTLTQPGGHFPGSAVAHWVAGAEGRGVLLSSDTIFANPDRASVSFMRSFPNRLPLSGAVVDRVARHVERFAFDRLYGNFDNVIPADAREIVRRSADRHTAWVRGDFDHLT, encoded by the coding sequence ATGTCGTTCTGGATCTGCGCCACCTGTGCGGTGGAGCATGCCGCGCGTCCCGAGGTGTGCGCGATCTGCGCCGATGAGCGTCAATGGGTGCCGGCGAGCGGTCAGCGCTGGCTGACGCTGGAGGAGATGACGGAAGCCGGCTACCAGACCGCGATCGCCGAGCTCGAGCCCGATCTGTGGGGCATCCGCAGCTCTCCGGAAGCCGGCATCGGCCAGCTCTCCAAACTCGTTCGAACCGAAGAGGGATGTCTGCTGTTCGACCCTCTCGGGTTCATCGACGAGGCGGCGGTGCGCAGCATCCGGGACATCGGCCCGGTCGTGGCGATCGTGGCCAGCCCCCCGCACATGTACGGCGTGCAGCTGGAGTGGAGCCGGATGCTGGGAGGCGTGCCGGTGCTCGTGGCGGAGAAGGACCGCTCGTGGCTGGCACGGCCGGGCGAGGCGATCCGGTTCTGGTCCGACGACATCGAGATCCTGCCCGGGGTGACGCTCACGCAGCCGGGCGGACATTTCCCCGGGAGCGCGGTCGCCCATTGGGTGGCGGGAGCGGAGGGCAGGGGAGTGCTCCTGTCCAGCGACACCATCTTCGCGAATCCCGACCGGGCCAGCGTGAGCTTCATGCGCAGCTTCCCCAACCGGCTGCCGCTCTCGGGTGCGGTCGTGGACCGCGTCGCGCGACACGTCGAGCGCTTCGCGTTCGATCGGCTCTACGGGAACTTCGACAACGTCATCCCGGCCGACGCCCGCGAGATCGTCCGCCGGTCAGCGGACCGCCACACCGCGTGGGTGCGCGGCGATTTCGATCACCTGACCTGA
- a CDS encoding S8 family serine peptidase has product MGRPLRSVAVVAVAALLTGLSATASYGAVAAGEVTSPVPVDAPSGQYIVLLDEAPAATYDGGVSNLRSTQPDEGDKLDARAPEVQEYTQFLDDRQQEVAAEVGADREYSYTLAANGFSAQLSAQQAAKLAATEGVAAVVPDEIRHPDAVPSTEFLGLEGEGGVWEAVGGPDAAGAGTVVGVIDTGIAPEHPSFAGEPLGTSPGAEPYLDGNEVVFAKSDGTTFRSERVTGEEWDVDDYSTKLIGAKYFSSGAAAAGYDFSADVLSPRDGDGHGSHTAGTAAGNHAVAASVEGIDFEEISGVAPGAKVAAYKACYSGPDPLVNTDDICALSDLLAAINAAVADGVDVINYSIGGGAATTTFSTEDRAFFNAAAAGIFVSVSAGNAGPGAATADHASPWYTTVAASTVPTYEGTVQLPNGFEAAGASVSVPSGEEVTGPVVYGGDIVADGADPAQAALCYIGALDPAEAEGRIVVCDRGENARIEKSQAVEEAGGIGMILVNVTPSSLDNDFHSVPTVHIADTFRAALLEYVRNTPDATATLIGENVTGVETPTPVIAGFSSRGPMLADGSDILKPDLTAPGVAILAATQNRAGEDPTFGFKSGTSMSAPHIAGLAALYLGERPNATPAEIKSAMMTTAYDTVNDDGSTATDPFAQGAGHVDPTRFFEPGLLYLNGPDDWAAYLQGKGLYDFGVEPIDGSDLNLASIAIGSLSTPQTVTRTVTATQAGTFTASIDVPGIDAVVEPASLTFGAAGETQSYTVTFTRNGAPAEEWTSGRLTWTSGDTTVRSPIVIQPVTADAPAEVSGTGIDGSTDVTITPGITGDLPVNLSGLAPMELLADPDNPVDGHTGDENSGADSEGYVSWIVEVPEGTALSRFTLDSSDDETSDLDLAVYRVVSPDDLRYYEVWQSATGAADEQVTLQEPTAGTYLIEANVFSFTDPFTWDLWFGNVPAEVGEGALTATPNPIPVEQGVETTYALSWSGLQPQTRYLGVAQYADSAVRTVLTVDSGQAAPAATEAPTISGDPRVGKTLTATPGTWEPAEVEVAYQWLRDGQPIDGATAQTYKVTRADVGTTLSVRVTATAAGNPTPGVADSAGVFVKFTSQTKVTLNRYVGTSSQDYAVTVAVTPSGGEAATGEVEVWVNGRSYTGALAEGTVTIPLPAQSRGVKVVIAQYDGSDTVASSTGVSGFLVFR; this is encoded by the coding sequence ATGGGTCGACCCCTGCGTTCGGTCGCTGTCGTGGCGGTTGCCGCGCTCCTGACCGGCCTGTCCGCCACCGCCAGTTACGGCGCCGTCGCCGCGGGGGAGGTGACCAGCCCCGTTCCCGTGGACGCCCCCAGCGGTCAGTACATCGTGCTGCTGGATGAGGCGCCGGCCGCGACCTACGACGGCGGCGTGTCCAACCTGCGCTCGACGCAGCCCGACGAGGGCGACAAGCTCGACGCGAGGGCACCCGAGGTGCAGGAGTACACCCAGTTCCTCGACGACCGCCAGCAGGAGGTCGCGGCAGAGGTGGGGGCCGACCGCGAGTACTCGTACACGCTGGCGGCCAACGGGTTCAGCGCGCAGCTGAGCGCGCAGCAGGCCGCGAAGCTGGCGGCCACCGAGGGCGTGGCCGCGGTGGTGCCCGACGAGATCCGTCACCCCGACGCAGTCCCTTCCACGGAGTTCCTCGGGCTCGAGGGCGAGGGCGGCGTGTGGGAAGCGGTCGGCGGACCGGATGCGGCGGGCGCCGGCACGGTCGTCGGCGTGATCGACACCGGCATCGCACCGGAGCATCCGTCGTTCGCCGGTGAGCCGCTGGGCACCTCGCCCGGCGCGGAGCCGTACCTCGACGGCAACGAGGTCGTCTTCGCCAAGAGCGACGGCACGACGTTCCGCAGCGAGCGCGTGACCGGAGAGGAGTGGGACGTCGACGACTACTCCACGAAGCTCATCGGCGCGAAGTACTTCAGCTCGGGTGCTGCCGCCGCGGGCTACGACTTCTCCGCCGACGTGCTGTCTCCGCGTGACGGGGACGGGCACGGATCGCACACCGCCGGCACCGCCGCCGGCAATCACGCCGTCGCCGCGAGCGTGGAGGGCATCGACTTCGAAGAGATCTCCGGCGTGGCGCCGGGGGCCAAGGTCGCCGCCTACAAGGCGTGCTACTCCGGTCCCGACCCGCTGGTCAACACCGACGACATCTGCGCCCTGAGCGACCTGCTCGCCGCCATCAACGCCGCCGTGGCGGACGGCGTCGACGTCATCAACTACTCCATCGGCGGTGGAGCGGCCACCACGACCTTCTCCACCGAGGACCGCGCGTTCTTCAACGCCGCCGCCGCCGGGATCTTCGTGTCCGTCAGCGCCGGCAACGCCGGGCCGGGAGCAGCGACCGCCGACCACGCGTCGCCGTGGTACACCACGGTCGCCGCATCCACCGTCCCCACCTACGAGGGCACGGTGCAGCTGCCCAACGGCTTCGAGGCCGCGGGCGCATCGGTGTCGGTGCCGTCCGGCGAGGAGGTCACCGGTCCGGTCGTGTACGGCGGCGACATCGTCGCGGACGGCGCCGATCCCGCGCAGGCGGCGCTGTGCTACATCGGGGCGCTCGATCCGGCCGAGGCGGAGGGCAGGATCGTCGTGTGCGACCGGGGCGAGAACGCCCGCATCGAGAAGTCGCAGGCCGTCGAGGAGGCGGGCGGGATCGGCATGATCCTCGTCAACGTCACGCCGTCTTCGCTGGACAACGACTTCCACTCGGTGCCGACCGTGCACATCGCCGACACCTTCCGTGCCGCGCTGCTCGAGTACGTGCGGAACACTCCGGATGCCACGGCCACCCTGATCGGTGAGAACGTCACGGGGGTGGAGACCCCGACCCCCGTGATCGCGGGCTTCTCCAGCCGCGGGCCGATGCTCGCCGACGGCAGCGACATCCTCAAGCCCGACCTCACCGCCCCCGGCGTGGCGATCCTCGCCGCGACGCAGAACCGCGCGGGCGAAGACCCCACGTTCGGCTTCAAGTCGGGCACGTCCATGTCGGCCCCGCACATCGCCGGGCTCGCCGCGCTGTACCTCGGGGAGCGTCCGAACGCGACGCCCGCCGAGATCAAGTCGGCGATGATGACCACCGCGTACGACACCGTGAACGACGACGGCTCCACGGCCACCGACCCGTTCGCGCAGGGCGCCGGTCACGTCGACCCGACCCGGTTCTTCGAGCCGGGGCTGCTCTACCTGAACGGTCCCGACGACTGGGCGGCGTACCTGCAGGGCAAGGGCCTGTACGACTTCGGCGTGGAGCCCATCGACGGCAGCGACCTCAACCTCGCCTCCATCGCGATCGGATCGCTCTCCACGCCGCAGACGGTGACGCGCACGGTGACCGCGACGCAGGCGGGCACCTTCACCGCATCCATCGACGTACCGGGCATCGACGCGGTCGTCGAGCCGGCCTCGCTGACCTTCGGTGCGGCCGGGGAGACCCAGTCGTACACGGTGACGTTCACGCGCAACGGCGCTCCCGCGGAGGAGTGGACGAGCGGACGGCTGACCTGGACGAGCGGCGACACCACGGTGCGCTCGCCCATCGTCATCCAGCCGGTGACGGCGGATGCTCCGGCCGAGGTGTCGGGCACCGGGATCGACGGCAGCACCGACGTGACCATCACGCCGGGGATCACGGGCGATCTGCCGGTGAACCTCAGCGGCCTGGCGCCGATGGAGCTCTTGGCCGATCCGGACAACCCCGTGGACGGCCACACCGGCGATGAGAATTCCGGTGCCGACAGCGAAGGGTATGTGAGCTGGATCGTGGAGGTGCCCGAGGGCACCGCCCTGTCGCGGTTCACGCTGGACTCCTCCGACGACGAGACCAGCGACCTCGACCTGGCGGTGTACCGCGTCGTCAGCCCCGACGATCTGCGCTACTACGAGGTGTGGCAGTCGGCGACGGGCGCGGCGGACGAGCAGGTGACGCTGCAGGAGCCGACGGCGGGCACGTACCTCATCGAGGCGAACGTGTTCTCCTTCACCGACCCCTTCACGTGGGACCTGTGGTTCGGCAACGTGCCGGCCGAAGTCGGCGAGGGGGCGCTGACGGCGACTCCCAACCCGATCCCCGTGGAACAGGGGGTCGAGACCACCTACGCACTGTCGTGGTCGGGCCTGCAGCCGCAGACGCGGTACCTCGGCGTCGCGCAGTACGCCGACTCGGCGGTGCGCACGGTGCTGACGGTCGACTCGGGTCAGGCGGCGCCGGCGGCCACGGAGGCGCCGACGATCTCGGGCGACCCGCGCGTGGGCAAGACGCTCACCGCGACGCCGGGAACGTGGGAGCCGGCGGAGGTCGAGGTCGCCTACCAGTGGCTGCGCGACGGTCAGCCCATCGATGGCGCCACCGCGCAGACGTACAAGGTGACCAGGGCCGACGTGGGCACGACCCTCTCGGTGCGGGTCACGGCCACCGCCGCCGGCAACCCCACCCCCGGGGTAGCCGACAGCGCCGGGGTCTTCGTGAAGTTCACGTCGCAGACCAAGGTCACGCTCAACCGCTACGTGGGCACGTCGTCCCAGGACTACGCGGTCACCGTCGCCGTCACCCCCTCCGGCGGCGAGGCGGCCACCGGTGAGGTCGAGGTGTGGGTGAACGGCCGGTCCTACACCGGTGCGCTCGCCGAGGGCACCGTGACGATCCCGCTGCCCGCGCAGTCCCGCGGGGTCAAGGTCGTGATCGCGCAGTACGACGGCAGCGACACCGTCGCGTCGTCCACGGGGGTGAGCGGATTCCTCGTGTTCCGCTGA